The nucleotide sequence TTTATGATAATAAGGTACGCGAAATGTTAAAAAAGGCTGGCGTTGATGAGACACAGCATATCGCCATCAACGATTTGCAGTTATCTGATGTTCAAGCCTTTATCGATAAGCACATAAAAGGGGATTAAATGCGCTTTTTATCGAACGGTGACTTTGTTTTTCCATTTGATTGGCTCACGTACTGGGTTAAGCATTTTTATATGTGGTCGTTTCAAACAGGAACACCTAACCCTGATGGTGTTATACGTCTGCCCGGTCGTGTGTTTAATTTTTTGGTTTTTGGCTTATTTGGCCACGAAGCAGCTGCCTATTTCTATGCCATATCATCGCTGGTAATCGCATTTCTTGCCTTCTTTTATTTCTGCCGCAAGTTTCTCAAGATTGATAGTTTGCCCGTTACGCTGGTAGGTTCTTTGCTTTTTGCCTTAAACCCAATATTCCTAGGCAATATGGCCAAGGTTGGGCTAGTATTGGCGGCAGCCTTATTACCTCTATGTCTAACGTTCATTAAAATTGCTTTTGAAAAACGACAATTACGGTACCTGCTGTTTTATGTTGCATGTTTAAACATCTCTTTTCTTCACCCTTACACGCTTATTCTTAACACCGTTATCTCAGGTGTATATCTTGTTTATTTAGGATGGCGCCACTGGGACTTCGTGCGGGAGAATACTTTAAAAATTACAGCGCTTATAATCGGAGCAATTCTGGCTAATTCATATATTATTCTTTCTCTGTTAAGCATGGGGAGCGTAAGTAAGGATGTAATTTCAGCCAATGTTGTACCGGTTGCCATGGATTACACTGCGCTTGTGGGAACCTCGAATACTGCTGATCTTCTTACGGGGCTGTCGCTTTCAAAAGAAGTATTTCTCGATTTCTTATTTTATAATCCTGACTACAAGTTTATATATTTTGCAGCTAGTTTCAGCCTCTACATTCTCCTAATAGTTCTATTTATAAAAGTGCGCAGTTCACTTTCAAGGTTAGATTTGCGGCGCTTATTGCTGTTTTCATTGGCATTTCTCATATTTATCGCTCTTGCAGCCACGACCATTTGGAATATCGATGCCTTAATCCGTTTACTCATCACCCTGCCGGGCGGCTGGGCATTCCGTTCGCCTCTAAAGTGGCAGCTGTATATTCCTTTTGTCTTAGCCGGCATCATAGTATTGTTGATGGCCCGCACTTCCGGCAAACTTCGCACATATAGCTTCGCTGCTTTAGCGATTATATTTATTGGAATGAACGGATACGTGCTCAGCGATGTCCATAAGAAATTGCTCACTCCACGAACATTAGAGAACTTCACCGCCTTAAATAACGCCCCTTTAGAAAATAAAACTCTGCTTTTTGTAAATAGTCCTCGCTGTCTGGATTACATGAGTACCCACCTGGAAGAAACGGTTGAGCTAAACCAAGTACTAACGGCTAAGAACGTTCAGGTGAAGCGTGTACTTGTCGACAGCATCGATAGTATTAACGTGGGTAGTTACAATTACGTCCTGAGTTGCCGCGAAAAATCCGACCTGGCCCGAATGCTGACGCATCAATACGACTTTAAACGCAGCCACAGCTTCCTTCGTGGAGACTTCCAGCTATACGAAAATAAAATCAATATACCTCAAGTATATGCACTAGAAAATCTATATGGGTTAGACGAGAGACAAAGTGTTGCCGATGCCTACAGCATGACAAAGAACAACCTTGGATCACCACTTTCCTTTACCGGCCTCGACAATAAGAACTTACCAATGATAGCCTTGGAAGATCCGTTTAGTACCGTTTCGGGCAACAATATTCGTGAAAATAAGATTATTACGAACAATCAATTAGGATCGCATGTTAGTAAGCAGGAACTATTGGTGCCAGAACTTCACACGCCACTCTACTATAAATCAGCTGATAACACCTTGACCCTATCGCCGCAAAAACGGCCAGATTACCACAGGCTGGATCCGAGTGCAAAAACACAGCGCATCTCGTTAAACGATAAGCATGACAAGCTAGTCTACGATGATCCAACTTTCAAATATAAAAACAGTCTTTCTAACGGCTCCTTTGAGAGTGGTCTGTGGCAGAAGAAGGTCAGTGACTGCTACAATTACGACAATAAGCCTGACATATCGATGTCGCTTAACAATACTCAAGCTAATGACGGTAAGCAATCATTGCAACTTGAGTCAAAGGCGCACATCGCCTGCACCGGACCTAAAGAAATCAAAGTTACTCCTGGCCAACAGTATATTATAAGCTTCGACTATTTAGCCGAAACCGGGCCAGTAGCAGGATTTTCAGTTCGTTTTGATGACCCTTACAAAATTGATAAAACACAGCGCATAAAGGAAAGCGGAAGTTCGTGGAAAAGCTTCGGTTACACCGTAACGGTTCCAGAGAATGCTACTAGCATGAAGCTCATGCTATATGCCTATCCAGACAGCAAAGTAGGTACTCGGTCGAAGGTACTCTATGACAATGTAGCCGTTATTAATATTCCACCAGTTAAGAACTCTTTTTTTCTTCTGAAAGATCGCTCCACAAAACTAGGGAGCCCGAAGATCGAAACCATTGCCAAAGATCCAACTCAAAAGGAAATCACTATCACAACAAATGACACGCCTTTTTTCTTAGCCACAAGCGAAACGTACAGTAAGCTGTGGGAACTTGTCCCCACGCGTAACGATAGCTGGCTACCAAGCTTAAGTAACCCTGCAACTGCCGGCGAACAATTTGCATTAAATAATACTATGAATGCTTGGTACATTCAGCCAAGTGAACTATGTAGATCAGCGGAAGTATGCCAAAAAGACGCTTCTGGTAATTATACAATTTCACTTACGATGCGTTTCGTACCACAAAAATGGCTATACCTTGGTCTTATCCTTAGTGCTGTCAGTTTTGTCGGGCTAGTGGCATACTGTATCTGGGAGTTCTTACACGAACGAAAACATAGAAAGAGAGTAGAGAATGCTACATAGTATCCTTCAACGCTTCCTGCCGCATATTTTCTTTAGTGCTTTAGCGCTTGTAATTTTACTGCCTTTACTATCGCCAGGATTTATCTTTGCACTCGATATGGTATTTGGGCCACACATCGAGTTACCGAGTGATGTACGTAGTAGCTATCTATTTTATGGTGCACTACATATTCTTAATATGGCCATTCCTGCTGATGCCCTGCAGAAAATCCTCCTCCTTGCTATCTTTCTTCTGGCAGGAATAGGGGCATTTCGGTTAGCTCAAACTTTTGCCCTACAGAATCAGCCGTCATGGTCATTTTATATCGCCGGTGTACTGTACGCAGTCAACCCTTTTGTTTATTCACGCTTTATGGTTGGGCAATTCTCGGTATTACTTGGGTATGCGCTTTTGCCGCTAAGCTTGGTGCTTCTATGGAAGTTTCTGCAGCGACCAAATCTTAAGAACGGCGGCATATTAGTATTAACCCTCTTGGTTCTCAGTATTGTTTCGATCCATATGGCTGGAATTTTTATTTTGCCAGCAACGGTGTTGTTTGCGCTTAACCTGTATCGAATTCGCCAGAGCTTGCCAAAGGTAAGAACACTTTTAATACGAACCTCAGTTGTTATCATTAGCGTGCTCATCGGTAGTCTATATTGGCTTATTCCTGCCGTAGCAGGTAGCGGCCACGTTGCTATTATCACTAGTTTTACTCCGAATGACCTTCTGGCTTTTGCAACCTATGGCGGGGGATTGGGGATCATCGGAAATATTCTCACACTCCAAGGCTTTTGGGCGGAGGGAATGAATCTCTACTTAAAAACACAAGACTTGTATAGCTGGTGGTGGCTGCCGCTCGTTGGGCTTTGGGTGGTAGCAATATTGGGATTCCACGCGCTTTTTAAGGCCCAGAAGGACGCGGCAGTCAGCCTTTTAATTTTGCTTGTTTTGACTGTCGGACTTGCAGCAGGCGCGGCAAGCTTCTTCACCTTGGGCTACAGAGAACCACAAAAGTTTGCCGCAGTTGTAGCTATCGTGCTTAGTTTACTGACAGGCTATGGGAGCTATGCTATTGTTCGCCTTGTTAATAATTTGCACGCGCAGGCTTTTGGCTCACTCCTTTGCTTACCACTACTGTTCGTATTGCCTCTGGCTACTGCACCGTTGGTATTTGGCGGGCTTCACGGTCAATTCCAACCTCGAGACTACCCACAAGATTGGCACATGATTAGAGAACGGCTACATAAAGAGCCGAGCGCAAAGGTTGTTTTTCTGCCCTGGCACATGTATATGGAATTTTCATTCGCCGGCAAAGTCATCATGAACCCTGCCCCAGCCTTCTTTCGTAACCCAGTTATAATAAGTAATGACCCTGAATTTCGGGGAGCGCATGCAGGCCATACCACCAATGACCAGCGCCGTATAGAGTCATTGCTGCATAATCCAAAGAGAGAAGATTTTACAAAGGAGCTGAATTTATTATCTGTAAAATATGTTCTGCTAGCAAAGGAATTCGACTATAAGAAATACGCGTTTATTGACGATCTTGGTTTAATTAAAATAGCCGATACCGAAAATTTAATCCTGTATAAAGTTACCCCCGAGGAGGCATACTAATGCACATCAATACCCGACGCGATCGAGAGAAGGCAAAGTACCATCATCCACAAAAGTCCTCTGTTGCATTTTCTTCCCGTCCTTATCGTTGGGCATTATACGCTTTAGGGCTGGTTGGATTGGCCTTGTTGGGCACTCTTTTTCAAGACGCAATGTATGGCCAACTGCTTATAATAGGATATGGGGTGGTTGCAATTATTTTTAAAGTTAACAGTAATGAGTCCTTTAAAATGGCAATAATCTCTTTTATTTGCATCATCTTGTTAGTGTTAGCTCAAAATGATGAAGTCGCCAAGAACTTCGCCACCTACGCCTTTCTTCTTATTATCGTTGGCATTCTGTCTGCCATTTTTGAAACAAAAACCGAAAGAAAGGAGGAAGCATGAGCAAAGATATGTAATAAGAAAGGCGCATAGTTAATATTTAGTTAATGACTAAAGAAAAGTATGCGCTACAATAGTAAGGTTGATATTAATTTTAATGAAAGGTAGAACGATGTTACAAAAATTGTCACAAGTTCTCGAAAAAGTCCGCTCGACGAAACTCGTTGCTGGCTTTGCAGTCGTTGCAGCTGTTGCAGCGTTTAGTGCCAATGGCGTGGCTTTAGCGTCTCCAAATTACATGGATGTCGAAAAGCCAAATAGCCAACGCATTTGCTACAAGCAGCTCGGCGAAGGCTGGAAGGCACTTGGATTCAAGAGCCTTGACCACTGCTTGCGCTATGTAAGCACTGATCAGCCTGAAGAGCGCGAAGACTGCGAAGGTGGTTGGTGGTACGTTTACGGCTTCAACAACCAACGACAGTGCGTTAAGTACGTCGCTGACCACGGTGGTGGCTACGGCGCGACTGTTCGCTAAATAGTAGTATCTGCTATTAAAATAGGGGCCCTAAAAAGGGGTCTCTATTTTAATCCTTAGAAGATGTGGGTGCTCTGACAACACCTCGCCATAAAGAGACTGTGAAAATC is from Verrucomicrobiia bacterium and encodes:
- a CDS encoding carbohydrate binding domain-containing protein; the encoded protein is MWSFQTGTPNPDGVIRLPGRVFNFLVFGLFGHEAAAYFYAISSLVIAFLAFFYFCRKFLKIDSLPVTLVGSLLFALNPIFLGNMAKVGLVLAAALLPLCLTFIKIAFEKRQLRYLLFYVACLNISFLHPYTLILNTVISGVYLVYLGWRHWDFVRENTLKITALIIGAILANSYIILSLLSMGSVSKDVISANVVPVAMDYTALVGTSNTADLLTGLSLSKEVFLDFLFYNPDYKFIYFAASFSLYILLIVLFIKVRSSLSRLDLRRLLLFSLAFLIFIALAATTIWNIDALIRLLITLPGGWAFRSPLKWQLYIPFVLAGIIVLLMARTSGKLRTYSFAALAIIFIGMNGYVLSDVHKKLLTPRTLENFTALNNAPLENKTLLFVNSPRCLDYMSTHLEETVELNQVLTAKNVQVKRVLVDSIDSINVGSYNYVLSCREKSDLARMLTHQYDFKRSHSFLRGDFQLYENKINIPQVYALENLYGLDERQSVADAYSMTKNNLGSPLSFTGLDNKNLPMIALEDPFSTVSGNNIRENKIITNNQLGSHVSKQELLVPELHTPLYYKSADNTLTLSPQKRPDYHRLDPSAKTQRISLNDKHDKLVYDDPTFKYKNSLSNGSFESGLWQKKVSDCYNYDNKPDISMSLNNTQANDGKQSLQLESKAHIACTGPKEIKVTPGQQYIISFDYLAETGPVAGFSVRFDDPYKIDKTQRIKESGSSWKSFGYTVTVPENATSMKLMLYAYPDSKVGTRSKVLYDNVAVINIPPVKNSFFLLKDRSTKLGSPKIETIAKDPTQKEITITTNDTPFFLATSETYSKLWELVPTRNDSWLPSLSNPATAGEQFALNNTMNAWYIQPSELCRSAEVCQKDASGNYTISLTMRFVPQKWLYLGLILSAVSFVGLVAYCIWEFLHERKHRKRVENAT